Proteins encoded by one window of Leopardus geoffroyi isolate Oge1 chromosome X, O.geoffroyi_Oge1_pat1.0, whole genome shotgun sequence:
- the LOC123595108 gene encoding LOW QUALITY PROTEIN: probable ATP-dependent RNA helicase DDX46 (The sequence of the model RefSeq protein was modified relative to this genomic sequence to represent the inferred CDS: inserted 2 bases in 1 codon) — MGRESRHYRKWSASRGCSGSRSRSRSPDKRSKRGDDRRSRSRDRDRRRERSCSRDKRRSRSRDWKRLRRSRSRERDQSRERRRSRSRDRRYSRSRSRGRQSRSSSPGNKSKKAENRSRSKEKTDSGESSKEKKKDXDDKEDEKEKDAGNFDQNKLEEEMRKRKERVEKWREEQRKKAMENIGELKKEIEEMKQGKKWSLEDDDDDEDGPAEAEKEGNEMEGEELDPLDAYMEEVKEEVKKFNMRSVKGGGGNEKKSGPTVTKVVTVVTTKKAVVDSDKKKGELMENDQDAMEYSSEEEEVDLQTALTGYQTKQRKLLEPVDHGKIEYEPFRKNFYVEVPELAKMSQEEVNVFRSEMESITVKGKGCPKPINCWVQCGISMKILNSLKKHGYEKPTPIQSQAIPAIMSGRDLIGIAKTGSGKTIAFLLPMFRHIMDQRSLEEGEGPIAVIMTPTRELALQITKECKKFSKTLGLRVVCVYGGTGISEQIAELKRGAEIIVCTPGRMIDMLADNSGRVTNLGRVTYVVLDQADRMFDMGFEPQVMRIVDNVHPDQQTVMFSATFPRAMEALARRILSKPTEVQVGGRSVVCSDVEQQVIVIEEEKKFLKLLELLGHYQELGSVIIFVDKQEHADGLLKDLMRESYPCMSLHEGIDQYDRDSIINDIKNGTCKLLVATSVAARGLDVKHLILVNYSCPNHYEDYVHRAGRTGRAGNKGYAYTFITEDQVRHAGDIIKALDLSGTAVSSDLEKLWSDFKDQQKSEGKIIKKSSGFSGKGFKFDETEQALANERKKLQKAALILQDSDDEDAAVDIDEQIESMFNSKKRVKDMAAPGTSSVPAPTVGNAEKLEIAKRLALRINAQKNLGIESQVDVMQQATNAILRGGTILAPTVSAKTIAEQLAEKINAKLNYVPLEKQEEERQDGGQNESFKRYEEELEINDFPQTARWKVTSKEALQRISEYSDAAITIRGTYFPPGKEPKEREWKIYLAIESANELAVQKAKAEITRLIKEELIRLQNSYQPTNKGRYKVL; from the exons ATGGGCCGGGAGTCACGCCATTATCGGAAGTGGTCAGCATCAAGGGGGTGCTCTGGAAGTCGATCTAGAAGTCGCTCACCTGACAAAAGAAGTAAACGTGGAGATGACAGGCGGTCCAGAAgcagagatagagatagaaggagagagaggtctTGTAGCAGGGATAAAAGAAGATCTCGGTCAAGAGACTGGAAGCGCCTGAGGCGTtccagaagtagagagagagatcaaagtCGAGAGCGAAGAAGATCTCGAAGTCGAGACAGGAGATACTCCAGGAGTAGAAGCCGAGGCCGGCAATCCAGATCCTCAAGTCCTGGCAATAAAAGCAAGAAAGCTGAGAATAGGTCTAGgtccaaagagaaaacagatagTGGGGAAAGttctaaagagaagaaaaaaga agatgacaaggaggatgaaaaagaaaaagatgctggTAACTTTGATCAGAATAAGctggaagaagaaatgaggaagcGAAAAGAACGAGTAGAAAAATGGCGAGAGGAGCAACGTAAAAAGGCCATGGAAAACATTGGGGAactgaaaaaggaaattgaagagatgaaacaagggaaaaaatggagtttagaagatgatgatgatgatgaagatggtcCTGCAGAagctgaaaaggaaggaaatgaaatggagGGTGAGGAGTTAGATCCATTAGATGCTTACATGGAAGAAGtgaaagaggaagtaaaaaagtTTAATATGCGAAGTGTGAAGGGTGGTGGAGGGAATGAAAAGAAGTCTGGGCCAACAGTCACAAAAGTTGTCACTGTAGTGACAACCAAAAAAGCAGTGGTAGATTCTGATAAGAAGAAAGGTGAGCTAATGGAGAATGACCAGGATGCCATGGAGTATTcttcagaggaggaagaagttGATCTTCAGACAGCCCTTACAGGCTACCAGACAAAACAGAGAAAGCTTCTAGAACCAGTGGATCATGGAAAAATTGAATATGAACCATTCAGAAAAAACTTTTATGTTGAAGTTCCAGAATTAGCAAAAATGTCTCAAGAGGAGGTAAATGTTTTTCGGTCGGAAATGGAAAGCATTACTGTCAAGGGAAAAGGTTGCCCCAAACCAATTAACTGTTGGGTCCAGTGTGGAATTTCCATGAAGATCCTAAATTCTCTCAAAAAGCATGGCTATGAAAAACCCACGCCAATCCAGTCCCAGGCGATTCCTGCTATAATGTCTGGACGAGATTTGATTGGTATTGCCAAGACAGGAAGCGGAAAGACCATTGCTTTTCTGTTGCCCATGTTTAGACACATCATGGATCAGAGATCATTAGAAGAAGGAGAGGGGCCAATAGCTGTCATCATGACTCCAACTCGAGAACTGGCTTTACAAATTACTAAAGAATGTAAGAAGTTTTCAAAGACCCTGGGACTTAGAGTGGTCTGTGTTTATGGAGGAACAGGAATCAGTGAGCAGATTGCTGAGCTGAAAAGAGGTGCTGAAATTATTGTTTGCACACCTGGTCGAATGATTGACATGTTAGCAGATAATAGTGGTCGGGTCACAAATCTTGGAAGAGTAACATATGTTGTTTTAGACCAAGCAGACAGAATGTTTGACATGGGTTTTGAACCACAGGTCATGCGCATTGTGGATAATGTCCATCCTGATCAACAGACAGTTATGTTTTCAGCTACTTTCCCCAGAGCTATGGAGGCTTTGGCTCGCAGAATCCTCAGTAAACCCACTGAAGTGCAGGTTGGAGGCAGAAGCGTGGTTTGCTCAGATGTGGAACAACAAGTGATTGTgattgaagaagaaaagaagttctTGAAGTTACTTGAGCTTCTCGGCCATTATCAAGAATTGGGATCTGTCATTATATTTGTGGATAAGCAGGAACATGCAGATGGTCTTCTGAAAGATTTAATGAGAGAATCTTATCCTTGCATGTCTCTTCATGAAGGCATTGATCAATATGACAGAGATAGCATCATAAATGACATCAAGAATGGGACCTGCAAACTTCTTGTAGCCACTTCTGTTGCTGCCCGAGGTTTAGATGTGAAACATCTGATTCTTGTAAATTACAGCTGCCCCAACCATTATGAGGATTATGTGCACAGAGCGGGACGGACTGGAAGAGCAGGCAATAAAGGTTATGCGTATACTTTTATCACAGAAGATCAAGTTCGCCATGCTGGTGACATAATTAAAGCTCTTGATTTGTCAGGAACTGCGGTGTCTTCTGATCTGGAGAAACTTTGGAGTGATTTCAAAGATCAGCAGAAATCTgaagggaaaataattaaaaagagtaGTGGGTTCTCTGGTAAGGGATTCAAGTTTGATGAAACAGAACAAGCTTTGGCTAATGAAAGGAAGAAGTTGCAAAAAGCAGCTCTCATTTTGCAAGATTCAGATGATGAGGATGCTGCAGTCGACATTGATGAACAAATTGAAAGTATGTTTAATTCAAAGAAGAGAGTAAAAGATATGGCTGCTCCTGGAACATCTAGTGTTCCTGCTCCAACTGTGGGAAATGCCGAGAAATTAGAAATAGCTAAGAGACTGGCTCTTAGAATCAATGCTCAGAAGAATTTGGGCATTGAGTCTCAGGTAGATGTGATGCAACAGGCCACCAATGCAATTCTCAGAGGCGGCACCATCCTGGCTCCCACTGTGTCTGCAAAAACCATTGCAGAGCAGCTTGCTGAAAAGATCAATGCTAAGCTCAATTATGTGCCTTTGGAGAAACAAGAAGAGGAGAGGCAAGATGGTGGACAGAatgaatcttttaaaagataTGAAGAAGAATTAGAGATCAATGACTTCCCACAGACTGCTAGGTGGAAAGTTACCTCTAAGGAAGCTCTGCAGAGAATCAGTGAATATTCTGACGCCGCAATTACAATCAGAGGAACATATTTCCCACCTGGCAAAGAACCTAAGGAAAGAGAGTGGAAAATTTACTTGGCAATTGAAAGTGCCAATGAACTGGCTGTGCAGAAAGCAAAGGCAGAAATCACCAGACTTATAAAAGAAGAACTGATTCGGCTGCAAAATTCATACCAACCAACAAATAAAGGAAGATACAAagtcttataa